The following are encoded in a window of Gramella sp. MT6 genomic DNA:
- a CDS encoding DUF349 domain-containing protein, with translation MSQQENENKKKELSSDNVNKPEDANQMEEKSKKVSKEDAQEESVGAQEKDTKENTSENIKASTTSQESDSTDHEDAMLDESASGKATSDQLAREKENPDEDPYTEIEENLEPENPFFKEPEVAKKTEDSEKKERKISDSTDHEDAMVSESASRRKKAEDEDDDEDDLDSDIGDAVVGENKKSSATSHEEDMESAVAEDSEDESAGERHDIEKKDYHSMSKEALADELERLLKNEKIQAIREHVAEIRAEFNAKFDEELEEKKEDFLADGGNIIDFHYSTPLKKRFSSLYFDYKEQRNNYYKRLKKDLNENLHKRLELIEELKGLLDVEENINTTYNHFKEIQEKWRTAGPIPRDKYNNVWNTYHHHVENFYDFLHLNREFRDMDFKHNLEQKLKVIDRAEELVQEENTNRAFRELQMLHKMWKEELGPVAKEYREDIWERFSNATKKIHDKRQEYFNQLDEQNEKNWERKQEIIEKIKEIADQDFDSHNKWQQKIKEIEALREEFFNAGKVPRSKNQDTWNAFKENVRKFNRKKNAFYKNLKKQQYDNLEKKKELIQIAEDNKDSDDFKTVTPLMKKIQADWKKIGHVPRKDSDKVWKQFKKACNHYFDRMHAQKNEDNKEEIEAFEKKKEILDQVKAIELSGNKKEDLPKIKEQINAWKDVGKVPYNKRFIEGKFNKALDQLFKKMDIDNTKAEMMKYENKVQALDDADDDKKIRNEHYFLTKKIEETKAEIRQLENNLQFFSNVDDDNPLVQEVHKNIENHKADLEVWKEKLRKIKSLY, from the coding sequence ATGTCACAGCAAGAGAATGAAAACAAGAAAAAAGAGCTTTCCTCTGATAACGTAAATAAGCCTGAAGACGCTAACCAAATGGAAGAAAAGTCTAAGAAAGTGAGTAAGGAGGATGCGCAGGAAGAGTCTGTTGGTGCCCAGGAAAAAGATACTAAAGAAAATACTTCAGAAAATATAAAAGCATCTACAACCAGCCAGGAATCTGATTCTACAGATCATGAAGACGCCATGCTGGATGAATCTGCTTCAGGAAAAGCGACTTCAGATCAATTAGCCCGGGAAAAGGAAAATCCCGATGAAGATCCTTATACTGAAATTGAAGAAAACCTGGAACCTGAAAATCCATTTTTTAAGGAACCGGAAGTGGCGAAAAAAACTGAAGATTCAGAGAAAAAAGAAAGGAAAATTTCAGATTCTACAGATCATGAAGACGCTATGGTTTCTGAATCTGCTAGCAGAAGAAAAAAGGCCGAAGACGAAGACGATGATGAAGACGATCTTGACAGCGATATTGGCGATGCCGTAGTTGGGGAGAACAAAAAATCTTCTGCCACCAGCCATGAAGAGGATATGGAAAGCGCCGTAGCTGAAGATAGTGAAGATGAAAGTGCAGGCGAAAGGCACGACATAGAAAAGAAGGATTATCATTCCATGAGCAAGGAAGCTCTTGCCGATGAACTGGAAAGATTATTGAAGAATGAGAAGATCCAGGCCATAAGGGAACATGTCGCTGAAATTCGTGCTGAATTCAATGCGAAATTCGATGAAGAACTGGAAGAAAAGAAAGAGGACTTTCTTGCCGACGGCGGGAATATTATAGACTTCCACTACTCTACTCCGCTTAAAAAGAGATTTAGTTCCCTTTATTTCGATTATAAAGAACAAAGAAATAATTACTATAAAAGGCTCAAAAAAGACCTCAACGAAAACCTGCATAAAAGGCTGGAATTGATCGAGGAGCTTAAAGGCCTACTGGATGTAGAAGAAAATATTAATACTACGTATAACCACTTTAAGGAGATACAGGAAAAATGGCGTACAGCAGGACCTATTCCACGTGACAAATACAATAATGTCTGGAACACCTATCACCACCACGTAGAGAATTTCTATGATTTCCTTCACCTAAACAGGGAGTTCAGGGATATGGACTTTAAACATAACCTGGAACAGAAATTAAAAGTGATAGATCGTGCTGAGGAGCTGGTACAGGAAGAAAACACGAATCGTGCTTTCCGAGAATTGCAGATGCTCCACAAAATGTGGAAAGAAGAACTGGGACCTGTAGCCAAGGAATATCGTGAAGATATCTGGGAAAGATTCAGTAATGCTACCAAGAAGATTCATGATAAGAGGCAGGAATATTTTAATCAGCTTGATGAGCAGAACGAAAAGAACTGGGAGCGCAAGCAGGAGATCATTGAAAAGATCAAGGAAATAGCCGATCAGGATTTTGACAGTCATAATAAATGGCAGCAGAAGATCAAGGAGATAGAAGCTTTAAGGGAAGAATTCTTCAATGCCGGGAAAGTTCCACGCAGTAAAAATCAGGATACCTGGAATGCTTTCAAGGAAAATGTTAGAAAGTTCAACAGAAAGAAGAATGCATTCTATAAGAACCTGAAAAAACAGCAATACGATAATCTGGAGAAGAAAAAGGAACTTATCCAGATTGCAGAAGATAACAAGGACAGTGACGACTTTAAAACGGTCACTCCTTTAATGAAGAAGATACAGGCCGATTGGAAAAAGATTGGTCATGTTCCTAGAAAGGACAGCGATAAGGTCTGGAAGCAGTTTAAAAAAGCATGTAATCATTATTTTGATCGCATGCATGCGCAGAAGAATGAGGATAATAAAGAAGAGATCGAAGCTTTTGAAAAGAAGAAAGAGATCCTGGACCAGGTAAAAGCCATCGAACTTTCAGGAAACAAGAAAGAAGATCTGCCTAAGATCAAGGAACAGATCAACGCCTGGAAAGATGTTGGAAAAGTGCCTTATAACAAAAGATTTATTGAAGGGAAGTTTAATAAAGCCCTGGATCAATTATTCAAGAAAATGGATATTGACAACACCAAGGCAGAGATGATGAAATATGAAAATAAGGTGCAGGCTCTGGATGATGCAGATGATGACAAGAAAATAAGGAATGAGCATTATTTCCTTACCAAGAAAATAGAGGAAACAAAGGCTGAAATTAGACAGCTGGAAAATAACCTGCAATTCTTTTCTAATGTAGACGATGATAATCCATTAGTACAGGAAGTTCATAAGAATATAGAAAACCATAAGGCAGATCTTGAAGTTTGGAAAGAAAAACTGAGAAAGATCAAGTCTCTTTATTAA
- a CDS encoding class I SAM-dependent methyltransferase, whose amino-acid sequence MPCSLCNCNTRNFETINDREYLQCIGCKAILLSPENYLTPQEEKFRYSLHNNDVNDPGYIAFVSPIIEEIRSNHSKYSIGLDFGCGTGPVIASELKKSGYEVNLYDPYFQPDKAALKKKYDFIICCEVMEHFQDPLKEFQLLKSLLKEKGKLYCKTEIWNNAIKFSDWHYKNDQTHVIFYNRETLEWIQKNLDFSEIEIFEKFIVFKA is encoded by the coding sequence ATGCCTTGCAGTTTATGCAATTGCAATACCCGAAATTTTGAAACCATAAATGACCGGGAATATTTGCAGTGTATAGGTTGCAAGGCAATTTTACTTTCTCCTGAAAATTACCTTACCCCACAGGAAGAAAAGTTTAGATATAGCCTCCATAATAACGATGTGAACGATCCCGGCTATATTGCTTTTGTTAGTCCTATTATTGAGGAAATAAGATCTAACCATTCAAAATATTCTATAGGTCTTGATTTTGGTTGCGGGACAGGCCCTGTGATCGCTTCTGAATTAAAAAAATCGGGATACGAAGTAAATCTTTATGATCCCTATTTCCAACCTGATAAAGCGGCTCTGAAGAAAAAATATGATTTCATCATCTGTTGTGAAGTGATGGAGCATTTCCAGGATCCATTAAAGGAATTCCAATTACTAAAATCCTTATTAAAGGAAAAGGGCAAATTATACTGCAAAACAGAGATATGGAACAATGCCATAAAGTTTAGCGACTGGCATTATAAGAATGACCAGACACATGTTATTTTTTATAACCGAGAAACCCTCGAATGGATTCAGAAGAACCTGGATTTTTCTGAAATTGAAATTTTTGAAAAGTTTATAGTCTTTAAAGCCTGA
- the mazG gene encoding nucleoside triphosphate pyrophosphohydrolase produces the protein MNSREDQLKAFDRLLTIMDELREQCPWDRKQTMESLRHLTIEETYELGDAILDKDMQEIKKELGDVLLHLVFYAKIGSETNDFDIADVANSICDKLIDRHPHIYGDVEVADEEEVKRNWENLKLKEGKESVLEGVPRSLPAIVKANRIQDKVAGVGFDWEEPQQVFEKLKEELEELQHEVSVDNKDEIEAEFGDVLFSMVNYARFLKVNPENALERTNKKFIKRFQYLEGKAKEKNKALKDMTLAEMDVFWNEAKKQ, from the coding sequence ATGAATTCCAGAGAAGACCAGCTAAAAGCATTTGACAGATTACTTACCATAATGGACGAACTGCGTGAACAATGTCCCTGGGATCGCAAGCAGACCATGGAATCCTTAAGGCATCTCACGATAGAAGAAACGTATGAATTGGGAGATGCTATTCTGGATAAGGATATGCAGGAGATCAAAAAGGAACTTGGCGATGTGCTTTTACATCTTGTATTCTACGCGAAAATAGGAAGCGAAACCAATGATTTTGATATTGCCGATGTGGCAAATAGTATCTGCGATAAGTTAATTGATAGGCATCCTCATATTTACGGTGATGTTGAGGTTGCCGATGAAGAAGAGGTAAAAAGGAACTGGGAGAACCTTAAACTTAAGGAAGGAAAGGAAAGTGTTCTCGAGGGAGTGCCCAGGTCTTTGCCTGCGATCGTGAAAGCCAACAGGATACAGGATAAAGTGGCCGGAGTCGGTTTCGATTGGGAAGAGCCACAACAGGTATTTGAGAAACTCAAAGAAGAACTCGAAGAATTACAGCACGAAGTAAGCGTTGATAATAAGGATGAAATAGAAGCCGAATTTGGCGATGTTCTGTTCTCCATGGTCAATTATGCCAGGTTCCTTAAAGTAAACCCTGAGAACGCCCTGGAACGAACCAATAAGAAGTTTATAAAGCGCTTCCAATACCTGGAAGGAAAAGCAAAAGAGAAAAATAAAGCTTTAAAGGATATGACCCTTGCTGAAATGGATGTTTTCTGGAACGAGGCCAAGAAGCAATGA
- the bshB1 gene encoding bacillithiol biosynthesis deacetylase BshB1, producing MKLDILAVGSHPDDVELSCSGTIAKEVDRGKKVGILDLTRGELGTRGTAEIRDKEAKAAAEILGVVMRHNLEFSDGFFENNTAHKMDIIKILRKYKPEIVLCNAVEDRHIDHGRGAKLVSEACFLSGLRKIETVMDGEKQSSWRPKHVFHYIQWKNLKPDFVVDISGYLDKKVESVKAYRSQFFDENSNEPETPISSSNFLDSITYRAQDMGRLINTEHAEGFNVERHVAVDSIFDLI from the coding sequence ATGAAATTAGATATACTGGCAGTGGGATCTCATCCCGATGATGTTGAACTAAGCTGCTCAGGAACCATTGCAAAAGAAGTGGATCGCGGTAAAAAAGTTGGAATCCTGGATTTAACCAGGGGAGAGTTAGGGACTAGAGGTACCGCCGAGATCAGAGATAAGGAAGCAAAAGCAGCCGCAGAGATCTTAGGAGTGGTAATGCGCCATAATCTTGAATTTAGTGATGGCTTTTTTGAAAATAATACGGCTCATAAAATGGATATCATTAAGATCCTGAGGAAATACAAACCTGAGATCGTTTTGTGTAACGCTGTTGAAGATAGGCATATAGATCACGGGAGAGGAGCAAAATTGGTTAGCGAAGCTTGCTTTCTAAGCGGATTAAGGAAGATAGAAACAGTTATGGACGGCGAGAAACAATCTTCCTGGAGGCCAAAGCACGTTTTTCATTATATCCAGTGGAAGAACTTAAAACCAGACTTTGTTGTGGATATTTCAGGTTATCTTGATAAAAAAGTTGAATCGGTTAAAGCATATCGTTCGCAGTTCTTCGATGAGAATAGCAACGAGCCGGAAACACCAATTTCCAGCAGTAACTTTCTGGATAGCATCACTTACCGTGCTCAGGATATGGGCAGGCTTATAAATACAGAGCATGCTGAAGGCTTCAATGTGGAAAGACATGTAGCGGTAGATTCAATATTTGATCTCATTTAA
- a CDS encoding PLP-dependent aspartate aminotransferase family protein — MNNSKGINTICTHVGELEDKEFKGAVSPLYMSTSYAFEDVETKRYPRYFNTPNQVALAKKMAALENGEASLIFGSGMAAVSTSLMAFLSSGDHVVFQDSLYGGTSNLATEEFDKFGIEYSFAKDSKADSLKAEIKENTKVIYIETPSNPLLKLTDMEAVAKLAKEHNLVSMIDNTFASPVNQNPIDFGIDVVIHSATKYMGGHSDILAGTVISSEENIERIFHMAKNFGGSLSDYTVWLLERSIKTMGIRVKAQNENAQKLAEFLDSRPEVANVYYPGLKEHPDHELAKKQMKGFGGMLSFELNDDLDVQKFMKTLELIKPSMSLAGVESTILLPSKTSHGLLSEEGRAKQGIKDNLLRFSVGIEEVEDLLEDLKQAMEKSN, encoded by the coding sequence ATGAATAATTCTAAAGGTATCAACACCATTTGCACACATGTAGGAGAATTGGAAGACAAAGAATTTAAGGGCGCGGTGTCGCCTTTATATATGTCTACCTCTTATGCTTTTGAAGATGTTGAGACCAAACGATATCCAAGATATTTTAATACTCCAAACCAGGTGGCACTGGCCAAGAAAATGGCAGCGCTGGAAAATGGAGAAGCATCCCTGATCTTTGGAAGCGGAATGGCAGCGGTAAGTACTTCTTTAATGGCTTTCCTCAGCTCAGGAGATCATGTGGTGTTTCAGGATTCACTTTACGGTGGAACCAGTAACCTGGCAACAGAAGAGTTTGATAAATTCGGTATTGAATACAGTTTTGCTAAAGATTCCAAAGCAGATTCCCTTAAAGCTGAAATTAAGGAAAATACAAAGGTGATTTATATTGAAACGCCTTCTAACCCATTATTAAAACTTACCGATATGGAAGCGGTGGCCAAGTTGGCCAAAGAGCATAACCTGGTTAGTATGATAGACAATACCTTTGCATCACCTGTAAATCAGAACCCTATAGATTTTGGCATCGATGTAGTGATACATTCGGCTACCAAATATATGGGTGGGCATAGCGATATTCTTGCCGGAACTGTAATTTCTTCAGAGGAGAATATTGAAAGGATCTTTCATATGGCTAAGAATTTTGGCGGAAGCCTTAGTGATTATACCGTTTGGCTTCTGGAACGTAGTATTAAAACCATGGGGATAAGAGTTAAAGCTCAGAATGAGAATGCCCAGAAACTCGCGGAGTTTTTAGATTCAAGACCAGAGGTTGCTAATGTGTATTATCCGGGATTAAAAGAGCATCCAGATCACGAACTTGCTAAAAAGCAGATGAAAGGTTTTGGTGGAATGTTATCTTTTGAACTGAATGACGACCTAGATGTTCAGAAATTCATGAAGACGCTGGAATTAATTAAACCATCTATGAGCCTTGCGGGTGTTGAGAGCACTATTTTACTACCATCAAAGACCTCTCATGGGTTATTGAGTGAAGAGGGTAGAGCGAAGCAGGGTATAAAAGATAATCTTTTGAGGTTTTCTGTTGGAATCGAAGAAGTTGAAGATCTTTTAGAGGATCTTAAACAGGCCATGGAAAAGAGCAATTAA